One window of the Salvia miltiorrhiza cultivar Shanhuang (shh) chromosome 6, IMPLAD_Smil_shh, whole genome shotgun sequence genome contains the following:
- the LOC130987685 gene encoding protein YIP4a-like — MSHNEPSTLPPSSQSDIDEIETLIHSYPTAVLPARPPSPPRASIPVSSAPPPPPAFMPSNLSQASAAPPPHAPNPPAPPPRGYTSNAAADTLTEPVVDTIKRDLWRIVNNLKLVVFPNPNREDPGKALRDWDLWGPFFFIIFLGLMLSWSSPVQKSQVFAVAFAVLAAGAVILTLNVLLLGGHIIFFQSLSLLGYCIAPLDVGALMCMMRPPVMVKMAAVGVTLAWSAWAAYPFISTAVNPQRKALALYPVLLMYVSLGFLIIAVD, encoded by the exons ATGTCCCACAACGAGCCATCCACATTGCCTCCGAGCTCGCAATCCGACATCGACGAGATCGAAACCCTCATCCACTCGTACCCGACCGCCGTCCTCCCCGCCCGCCCCCCGTCGCCGCCGCGCGCCTCCATCCCGGTGTCCTCCGCCCCTCCGCCGCCCCCCGCATTCATGCCCTCCAATCTCAGCCAAGCCTCGGCCGCGCCCCCTCCCCACGCCCCCAACCCGCCCGCCCCGCCTCCGCGCGGCTACACCAGTAACGCCGCCGCAGACACTCTCACAGAGCCCGTGGTGGACACGATCAAGCGAGATCTGTGGCGGATCGTCAACAATTTGAAGCTGGTCGTCTTCCCCAACCCTAATCGAGAGGATCCGGGTAAGGCGTTGAGGGATTGGGATCTGTGGGGCcccttcttcttcatcatcttcctcgGCCTCATGCTCTCCTGGTCCTCGCCCGTGCAGAAG TCTCAAGTGTTTGCGGTGGCGTTCGCGGTGCTTGCTGCGGGAGCCGTGATTCTCACCTTGAACGTGTTGCTTCTG GGCGGGCACATCATCTTCTTCCAGAGCCTGAGCCTTCTAGGTTACTGCATAGCGCCGCTTGACGTGGGGGCGTTGATGTGCATGATGAGGCCTCCGGTGATGGTGAAGATGGCGGCGGTGGGCGTGACGCTGGCGTGGAGCGCGTGGGCTGCCTATCCATTCATCAGCACAGCTGTGAATCCACAGAGGAAAGCTCTCGCCCTTTACCCCGTCTTGCTCATGTATGTCTCTCTCGGCTTCCTCATCATCGCCGTCGACTGA